Proteins from one Desulfonema limicola genomic window:
- a CDS encoding beta-ketoacyl-ACP synthase III, translating into MRAIISGVGHYVPENKLTNKALENMVDTSDEWIVTRTGIKERRILDKDKGTSYMAVRAAKMILEQKNISAEDLDLMIIATVTPDMYVPSCTALVQKELQASNCWGFDLNGGCSGFIYALAAASQFIETGRYKKVMVIGADKMSSIINYEDRNTCVIFGDAAGAVLLEPSELSDTGIIDFDLHMNGKGSEFLYVAGGGSLNPASHDTVEKKMHYVYQDGKTVFKHAITAMSDVSKKLLDMNNLTSSDIKLFIPHQANLRIIDAVSRKLGLNSEQGFVNIEKYGNTTAATIPLAISEAYQGKIIKKDDWILLSAFGAGFTWGSLLLKWAIH; encoded by the coding sequence ATGCGGGCAATTATAAGCGGGGTAGGGCATTATGTACCTGAAAATAAGCTTACTAATAAAGCTCTTGAAAATATGGTTGATACCAGTGATGAATGGATTGTAACGCGGACAGGAATTAAGGAAAGACGGATTCTGGATAAGGATAAAGGAACATCCTATATGGCGGTGAGAGCCGCAAAGATGATTCTTGAACAAAAAAATATTTCTGCTGAAGACTTGGATTTAATGATAATTGCTACAGTAACACCTGATATGTATGTTCCAAGTTGTACGGCATTGGTTCAGAAAGAATTGCAAGCTTCTAATTGCTGGGGCTTTGATTTAAATGGAGGTTGCTCTGGATTTATATATGCACTGGCAGCAGCTTCACAATTTATTGAAACTGGCAGATATAAGAAAGTAATGGTTATTGGTGCTGATAAAATGAGCAGTATTATTAATTATGAAGATAGAAATACATGTGTAATATTTGGAGACGCGGCTGGAGCTGTACTTTTGGAGCCTTCTGAATTAAGTGATACAGGTATAATTGATTTTGATCTTCATATGAATGGAAAAGGATCTGAATTTTTATATGTTGCAGGAGGCGGCAGCCTTAATCCAGCTTCCCACGATACTGTTGAAAAAAAAATGCACTATGTTTATCAGGATGGAAAAACAGTATTTAAACATGCAATTACAGCTATGTCTGATGTTTCAAAAAAATTATTGGATATGAATAATTTGACTTCTTCTGATATAAAATTGTTTATCCCGCATCAGGCAAATTTGAGAATTATTGATGCTGTTTCCAGAAAGCTGGGATTAAATTCTGAGCAGGGATTTGTTAATATTGAAAAATATGGTAATACAACTGCAGCAACAATACCACTTGCAATCTCAGAGGCATATCAGGGTAAGATTATAAAAAAAGATGACTGGATTCTTTTATCTGCATTTGGAGCAGGATTTACCTGGGGCAGTTTACTTTTGAAATGGGCAATTCATTAA